The following coding sequences are from one Oncorhynchus kisutch isolate 150728-3 unplaced genomic scaffold, Okis_V2 scaffold804, whole genome shotgun sequence window:
- the LOC109886613 gene encoding cdc42 effector protein 4-like codes for MPILKQLVSGSSQTKQRRSRMDLTREMISAPLGDFRHTMHVGRSGDAFGDTSFLSTHSGEAPHQAEPQAHPHSPRPGLLSRTFRSSKRSQSVTRVDQRDCSLAPPSGSPTFVKNAMSLPFLNDENGDHVDGGYRVPKSLSSSPLKQLNEQDGGGGTRPSNGAAAGARSLELDERSFGELTDLPSPSRGYYGGGMKHAVSVMSFHIDLGPSMLGDILGVMEKEDDDLGYEEGKSSEGRASPTLLLGREVGGEEEGEEEEPEAELLQLQEEAVPVPASPTSSVEPEVGEDEGAPYTPEYTPEPRPKHLQHRLDTCSVSSSASGSAHVEQEKPAGQLHGGDTNSATFSAPPEEEELGKFSSFLEDEDDEIRV; via the coding sequence ATGCCCATCCTAAAGCAGCTGGTATCTGGTTCGTCCCAGACCAAACAGCGCCGCTCCCGTATGGACCTGACCCGGGAGATGATCAGCGCTCCCCTGGGGGACTTCCGCCACACCATGCACGTGGGTCGCAGCGGGGACGCCTTCGGGGACACCTCTTTCCTCTCCACCCACTCCGGGGAGGCCCCCCACCAGGCCGAACCCCAGGCCCATCCCCACTCCCCCCGCCCAGGGCTTTTATCCAGAACCTTCCGCAGCAGCAAACGCTCCCAGTCCGTCACCAGAGTGGACCAGAGAGACTGCTCGCTAGCGCCACCCAGTGGCTCGCCCACCTTCGTGAAGAACGCCATGTCTCTCCCCTTCCTCAATGATGAAAACGGTGACCATGTTGATGGAGGATACAGGGTGCCTAAGAGCCTCTCGTCCAGCCCACTGAAACAACTGAATGAGCAGGATGGAGGTGGAGGTACCAGGCCGTCTAATGGGGCCGCTGCTGGGGCCCGATCTCTGGAGCTGGATGAGAGGAGCTTTGGGGAGCTGACTGACCTGCCAAGCCCCAGCCGCGGGTACTACGGAGGAGGGATGAAGCACGCGGTGTCGGTCATGTCGTTCCACATCGACCTGGGGCCCTCCATGTTGGGGGACATCCTGGGGGTGATGGAGAAGGAGGATGATGATCTGGGATACGAGGAGGGGAAGAGCAGTGAGGGACGGGCCTCTCCTACACTACTCCTGGGaagggaggtgggaggagaggaggagggagaagaagaggaacCGGAAGCTGAGCTACTGCAGCTGCAGGAGGAGGCGGTCCCTGTACCTGCGAGTCCAACCAGCTCTGTAGAACCTGAGGTGGGAGAGGACGAGGGTGCACCCTACACCCCAGAGTACACCCCAGAGCCCCGCCCTAAACACCTGCAGCACCGATTAGATACCTGTTCTGTGTCCAGCTCCGCCTCTGGCTCCGCCCACGTGGAGCAGGAGAAACCTGCCGGACAGCTCCACGGAGGAGATACGAACAGTGCCACTTTCAGTGCACCACCTGAGGAAGAGGAGCTGGGGAAGTTTTCTTCCTTCTTGGAGGACGAGGATGATGAGATCCGTGTATGA